A region of Micromonospora sp. WMMD882 DNA encodes the following proteins:
- a CDS encoding pitrilysin family protein, with amino-acid sequence MSLIAERPGPGAARPYRFPPVTRRTVAGGEIVAAHLPGQNLAVALLLLDAGAGREPLGREGLGGVLAKAIEEGTAHRDATAYALAIEALGTELVVGLDWDSFQISVQVPVDRLTAAVELLAEAVRTPRLDPADILRVRDDEATGLRMDWANPGPRADAVLRADLYGADSRIGRPLYGDPRSVAGLGVDDVRVFHSEWFLRPGTLVVAGDLDRLDLDALGAAAFAGAGGGPAPQDGPIEPTFHAGRRILLVDRPGSVQSTLRLGHPAPHRAQPDHVPTTLAGTVLGGAFTSRLNHLIREVRGYTYGIRGEFGAARRFGRFAVAAGVQTAVTAPALVESVGEIARTQLTGVTSDELAVARSWRAGQLSVELQSPRAIASALVTLVVHGLPDDYHARLRESLLAADVEQVSAAAAAHLRPESLTLVVEGDVAVIRDELVATGLGEVVDVVD; translated from the coding sequence ATGAGTCTGATCGCCGAACGTCCCGGCCCCGGCGCCGCCCGGCCGTACCGGTTCCCGCCGGTGACCCGCCGGACGGTGGCCGGCGGCGAGATCGTCGCCGCGCACCTGCCCGGCCAGAACCTGGCCGTCGCGCTGCTGCTGCTCGACGCCGGCGCCGGCCGGGAGCCGCTCGGCCGGGAAGGGCTCGGCGGGGTGCTCGCCAAGGCCATCGAGGAGGGCACGGCGCACCGGGACGCCACCGCGTACGCGTTGGCCATCGAGGCGCTCGGCACCGAGCTTGTCGTCGGGCTGGACTGGGACTCCTTCCAGATCAGCGTGCAGGTGCCGGTGGACCGGCTGACCGCCGCCGTCGAGCTGCTCGCCGAGGCGGTCCGCACCCCCCGCCTCGACCCGGCCGACATCCTGCGGGTCCGCGACGACGAGGCCACCGGGCTGCGGATGGACTGGGCGAACCCGGGGCCGCGCGCCGACGCGGTGCTCCGCGCCGACCTGTACGGCGCGGACAGCCGGATCGGCCGCCCGCTGTACGGCGACCCGCGGTCGGTGGCCGGCCTGGGCGTCGACGACGTGCGGGTCTTCCACTCCGAGTGGTTCCTGCGGCCCGGCACCCTGGTCGTCGCCGGTGACCTGGACCGGCTCGACCTGGACGCGCTCGGCGCGGCGGCGTTCGCCGGGGCCGGTGGCGGCCCCGCCCCGCAGGACGGGCCGATCGAGCCGACCTTCCACGCCGGGCGGCGGATCCTGCTGGTCGACCGGCCCGGATCGGTGCAGTCGACGCTGCGGCTCGGGCACCCGGCCCCGCACCGGGCGCAGCCCGACCACGTGCCGACGACGCTGGCCGGAACGGTGCTCGGCGGGGCGTTCACGTCCCGGCTGAACCACCTGATCCGGGAGGTGCGCGGCTACACGTACGGCATCCGGGGCGAGTTCGGCGCGGCCCGCCGGTTCGGCCGGTTCGCCGTGGCGGCCGGGGTGCAGACCGCCGTCACCGCGCCGGCGCTGGTCGAGTCGGTCGGCGAGATCGCCCGTACGCAGCTCACCGGGGTCACCTCCGACGAGTTGGCGGTGGCCCGCTCCTGGCGGGCCGGTCAGCTCTCGGTCGAGTTGCAGTCGCCCCGGGCGATCGCCTCCGCGCTGGTCACCCTGGTGGTGCACGGGCTGCCCGACGACTACCACGCCCGGCTGCGGGAGTCCCTGCTCGCCGCCGACGTCGAGCAGGTCTCCGCCGCCGCGGCGGCGCACCTGCGGCCGGAGTCGTTGACCCTGGTCGTGGAGGGGGACGTCGCGGTGATCCGGGACGAGCTGGTCGCCACCGGGCTCGGCGAGGTGGTCGACGTCGTGGACTGA
- a CDS encoding aspartate-semialdehyde dehydrogenase — translation MRIGIVGATGQVGGVMRQVLAQRGFPVEELRLFASARSAGRALPWGGGEVTVEDAATADYRGLDAVLFSAGKGTSKELAPRVAGAGAVVIDNSSAYRTDPQVPLVVAEVNPHAAAVRPKGIIANPNCTTMAAMPVLRPLHAEAGLVSLVVATYQAVSGAGVAGVAELDEQVRKVASDAAALAYDGAAVEFPAPRSFARPIAFNVLPLAGSIVDDGSDETDEEQKLRNESRKILEIPELKVSGTCVRVPVFTGHSLQVNAGFANPITPQRVRELLADAPGVALADVPTPLLAAGQDPTFVGRIRADETVAHGIAFFCSNDNLRKGAALNAVQIAELVAAELS, via the coding sequence ATGAGGATCGGCATTGTGGGTGCCACCGGCCAGGTCGGTGGCGTGATGCGGCAGGTGTTGGCCCAGCGGGGGTTCCCGGTGGAGGAGCTGCGGCTGTTCGCCTCGGCCCGGTCGGCGGGGCGGGCCCTGCCGTGGGGCGGCGGCGAGGTGACCGTGGAGGACGCGGCCACCGCCGACTACCGGGGACTGGACGCGGTGCTCTTCTCGGCGGGCAAGGGCACGTCGAAGGAGCTGGCCCCCCGGGTCGCCGGGGCCGGCGCGGTGGTGATCGACAACTCCTCCGCGTACCGGACGGACCCGCAGGTGCCGCTGGTGGTGGCCGAGGTCAACCCGCACGCCGCCGCCGTACGCCCGAAGGGCATCATCGCCAACCCGAACTGCACGACGATGGCCGCGATGCCGGTGCTGCGTCCGCTGCACGCCGAGGCCGGCCTGGTCAGCCTGGTCGTGGCGACGTACCAGGCGGTCTCCGGCGCCGGCGTGGCCGGGGTGGCCGAGCTGGACGAGCAGGTCCGCAAGGTCGCCTCGGACGCCGCCGCGCTGGCCTACGACGGCGCCGCCGTCGAGTTCCCCGCGCCGCGTTCCTTCGCCCGACCGATCGCCTTCAACGTGCTCCCGCTGGCCGGCTCGATCGTCGACGACGGCTCCGACGAGACCGACGAGGAGCAGAAGCTCCGCAACGAGAGCCGCAAGATCCTGGAGATCCCGGAGCTGAAGGTCTCCGGCACCTGCGTCCGGGTGCCCGTCTTCACCGGCCACTCGCTCCAGGTCAACGCCGGTTTCGCCAACCCGATCACCCCGCAGCGGGTCCGGGAGCTGCTCGCCGACGCGCCAGGCGTGGCGCTGGCCGACGTGCCGACCCCGCTGCTCGCCGCCGGGCAGGACCCGACCTTCGTCGGGCGGATCCGGGCCGACGAGACGGTCGCCCACGGCATCGCCTTCTTCTGCTCCAACGACAACCTCCGCAAGGGCGCCGCGCTCAACGCGGTGCAGATCGCCGAGCTGGTCGCCGCCGAACTGTCCTGA
- a CDS encoding PPOX class F420-dependent oxidoreductase: MPDTEYQDALLALIADRRMGVLATIRRDGRPQQSTVMHGFDREARVIRVSVTDGRAKTKNLLRDPRASYHVSSADGWAYAVAEARAELTPVAGDPHDAVVEELVELYRSLSGEHPDWDDYRRAMVEQRRMVLRLHVERVVGIPPRG; the protein is encoded by the coding sequence GTGCCGGACACCGAGTACCAGGACGCCCTGCTCGCCCTGATCGCCGACCGCCGGATGGGGGTGCTCGCCACCATCCGGCGGGACGGCCGGCCGCAGCAGTCCACCGTCATGCACGGCTTCGACCGGGAGGCCCGGGTGATCCGGGTCTCGGTGACCGACGGGCGGGCCAAGACGAAGAACCTGCTCCGGGACCCGCGCGCCAGCTACCACGTCAGCAGCGCGGACGGCTGGGCGTACGCGGTGGCCGAGGCGCGGGCCGAGCTGACCCCGGTCGCCGGCGACCCGCACGACGCGGTCGTCGAGGAGCTCGTCGAGCTCTACCGGTCCCTGTCCGGCGAGCACCCCGACTGGGACGACTACCGGCGGGCCATGGTCGAACAACGGCGGATGGTGCTGCGGCTGCACGTCGAACGGGTCGTCGGCATCCCCCCGCGCGGCTGA
- a CDS encoding CHAT domain-containing protein, which translates to MPWRRRRDPAPSEDTGQLAESAVARFDEALAVMRHVPTTDTVQAAIEAGRRAAAEDGPDRAWALGNLGGVLRAAFALTGDLRYLDEAITGVRRASALVPADGPDRARLLDNLGTLLFSRFQHTSDRATLTAAIEASRAAVVAEGSHGPVRADRRCNLVVALAEAHQQTGDLAALDEAVDVARAAVAECDGPDGDQPTAARCLHYLAFCLRRRHRTTGARWALDEAIEAARRAVAATPSHEPGRLDRMTVLHAALGDRFAVTGARADLAEQVSVAAAAEAITPPGHPAYFDNRERLRAGREALARLTTGRAEPAADATDATDRAGLLADICGYRTAVFQHTRDLSEIERAVAAGREAVAATPPGHPDQARRLDNLGVALGELGGATGDPAVLVDAVAVHRRVVAATAPDHPHLARRLGNLAAALHGLFAQTRDEALLEEAVSVGRRAAETADDPGEQAVHLSNLCAALHRRYLAVGEVGLLAQAVDAGRAAARLGADRSARHGSHLSNLGAALVDWSRHTGRSGALEEAVRVHEAAVAASGERHPDRALRLSNLGGALLLRYERAGDPADLYRCVVAHRAALAAAPADSPERAHAMIALAGALVESQSAAGGGGPVGSAPPTDGPTTDGPTTDGPTTDDTTTDDTTTDDTTTAGGPGRPVDAGPALLDEAVTLARAAVDRLPADTPTTARGLSALGDALGARFRHSGDEADLDGALAAYRRAVAARTAPLLTRVAAANAWGMLAADADRVGAGGAQAAAEGFATAVRLLPRLAGRHLSRPDAQHWLARFGGLAADAAAWALTVGDEVAAVTLLELGRGVLLAQALDTRTDLTDLAAVAPDLVDRFTALAAELDAEATVRDRLALAAELDTVLGQLRALPGGTDVLDPPSLAELTGQAADGPVVLINVSRYRCDALLLTADGLRAQRLPGLTAGAVRDRVTRFHSALADGPGPATERVVRDTLTWLWDAVVGPVLDGLGHTGAPSPERPWPRVWWVPVGSLGLLPLAAAGRHHPAGANALDRVVSSVVPTVRALGHARSRARRGRGGSPPVRPLVVAMPHTPDAPDLPGADAEAALLRDRLPGAMLLVGADAVRSAVLAALPTATWAHFACHGHHDPQDPSESRLLLADHADAPLRVPDVARLRLTDAAFAYLSACDTARTAPGLSDEAIHPASAFQQAGFPQVVGTLWQTDDQVSIDQCRSIYDLLLAGEPDPARAAYAVHRTTRRLRDRYPNLPSTWAGLLHVGG; encoded by the coding sequence ATGCCCTGGCGGCGTCGGCGGGACCCGGCGCCATCCGAGGACACCGGGCAGCTCGCGGAATCGGCCGTCGCCCGCTTCGACGAGGCGCTGGCCGTGATGCGGCACGTCCCGACGACGGACACCGTCCAGGCGGCGATCGAGGCGGGCCGACGGGCGGCGGCCGAGGACGGCCCCGACCGGGCCTGGGCGTTGGGCAACCTGGGCGGGGTGTTGCGGGCGGCCTTCGCCCTGACCGGTGACCTGCGCTACCTGGACGAGGCGATCACCGGGGTGCGCCGGGCGAGCGCGCTGGTGCCGGCCGACGGCCCGGACCGGGCCCGTCTCCTGGACAACCTGGGCACCCTGTTGTTCAGCCGGTTCCAGCACACGTCCGACCGGGCCACGCTGACCGCGGCGATCGAGGCGAGCCGGGCGGCGGTGGTCGCCGAGGGCAGCCACGGCCCGGTCCGGGCCGACCGTCGGTGCAACCTGGTGGTCGCGTTGGCGGAGGCGCACCAGCAGACCGGCGACCTGGCGGCGCTGGACGAGGCCGTCGACGTGGCCCGCGCGGCCGTGGCCGAGTGCGACGGGCCGGACGGGGACCAGCCGACGGCGGCCCGCTGTCTGCACTATCTCGCTTTCTGCCTGAGACGCCGGCACCGGACAACCGGCGCCCGGTGGGCGCTGGACGAGGCGATCGAGGCGGCCCGCCGGGCCGTCGCGGCCACCCCGTCGCACGAGCCGGGTCGGCTCGACCGGATGACGGTCCTGCACGCGGCGCTGGGCGACCGGTTCGCGGTGACCGGCGCCCGGGCGGACCTGGCGGAACAGGTCTCGGTGGCCGCGGCGGCGGAGGCGATCACCCCGCCGGGGCATCCGGCCTACTTCGACAACAGGGAGCGCCTGCGTGCCGGCCGCGAGGCGTTGGCCCGGCTGACGACCGGGCGGGCCGAGCCCGCCGCCGACGCCACGGACGCCACCGACCGGGCGGGGCTCCTCGCCGACATCTGCGGCTACCGGACGGCGGTGTTCCAGCACACCCGTGACCTGTCCGAGATCGAGCGGGCCGTCGCGGCGGGCCGGGAGGCGGTGGCGGCCACCCCGCCCGGTCACCCCGACCAGGCCCGCCGGCTGGACAATCTGGGCGTCGCGTTGGGAGAGCTGGGCGGGGCGACCGGCGATCCGGCGGTGCTCGTGGACGCCGTCGCGGTCCACCGTCGGGTGGTGGCCGCCACTGCGCCCGACCATCCGCATCTCGCCAGGCGTCTCGGCAACCTCGCCGCCGCGCTGCACGGTCTCTTCGCCCAGACCCGCGACGAGGCGCTGCTGGAGGAGGCGGTGTCGGTGGGCCGACGGGCGGCGGAGACCGCCGACGATCCGGGTGAGCAGGCCGTGCACCTGTCCAACCTGTGCGCCGCGTTGCACCGCAGGTACCTGGCCGTCGGCGAGGTCGGGTTGCTGGCCCAGGCGGTCGACGCCGGTCGGGCGGCGGCCCGCCTCGGCGCGGACCGCAGCGCGCGGCACGGCAGCCACCTGTCGAACCTGGGGGCGGCGCTGGTCGACTGGTCCCGGCACACCGGGCGGTCGGGCGCTCTCGAGGAGGCGGTGCGCGTCCACGAGGCGGCGGTGGCGGCGAGCGGCGAGCGGCATCCCGACCGCGCGCTGCGGCTGAGCAACCTGGGGGGCGCGCTGCTGCTGCGTTACGAACGCGCCGGCGACCCGGCCGACCTGTACCGGTGCGTGGTGGCGCACCGCGCCGCGCTGGCGGCGGCCCCGGCCGACTCCCCGGAACGGGCCCACGCCATGATCGCCCTCGCGGGCGCGCTCGTCGAGTCGCAGTCCGCGGCGGGCGGCGGAGGGCCGGTCGGCTCCGCCCCGCCGACCGACGGCCCGACGACCGACGGCCCGACGACCGACGGCCCGACGACCGACGACACGACGACCGACGACACGACGACCGACGACACGACGACGGCCGGCGGACCGGGTCGTCCGGTCGACGCCGGCCCGGCGCTGCTGGACGAGGCGGTCACGCTCGCCCGCGCGGCGGTGGACCGGCTGCCGGCCGACACCCCGACGACGGCGCGGGGGCTGAGCGCCCTCGGGGACGCCCTGGGCGCCCGGTTCCGGCACAGCGGCGACGAAGCGGACCTCGACGGGGCGTTGGCGGCGTACCGGCGGGCGGTGGCGGCACGGACCGCGCCCCTGCTCACCCGGGTGGCCGCCGCCAACGCGTGGGGCATGCTCGCCGCCGACGCGGACCGGGTCGGCGCCGGCGGCGCGCAGGCGGCGGCCGAGGGTTTCGCCACCGCCGTACGGCTGCTCCCCCGGCTGGCCGGTCGACACCTGAGCCGACCGGACGCCCAGCACTGGCTGGCCCGGTTCGGTGGGCTCGCCGCCGACGCCGCGGCCTGGGCGTTGACCGTGGGCGACGAGGTCGCCGCGGTGACCCTGCTGGAACTGGGCCGTGGGGTGCTGCTCGCCCAGGCGCTGGACACCCGCACCGACCTGACCGACCTGGCGGCGGTCGCCCCCGACCTGGTCGACCGGTTCACCGCGCTCGCCGCCGAGCTCGACGCGGAGGCCACCGTCCGGGACCGGCTCGCCCTGGCGGCCGAACTCGACACGGTGCTCGGGCAGCTCCGGGCGTTGCCGGGCGGGACGGACGTGCTGGACCCGCCGTCGCTGGCCGAGCTGACCGGGCAGGCCGCTGACGGGCCGGTCGTGCTGATCAACGTCAGTCGGTACCGGTGCGACGCGCTGCTGCTCACCGCGGACGGGCTACGCGCGCAGCGACTGCCGGGCCTCACCGCCGGGGCGGTACGGGACCGCGTCACCCGGTTCCACTCCGCGCTGGCCGACGGCCCCGGTCCGGCGACCGAGCGGGTGGTGCGGGATACCCTCACCTGGCTCTGGGACGCGGTGGTCGGCCCGGTCCTGGACGGTCTGGGCCACACCGGGGCGCCGTCGCCGGAGCGCCCGTGGCCCCGGGTCTGGTGGGTGCCGGTCGGGTCCCTCGGTCTGCTTCCGCTCGCCGCCGCGGGTCGGCACCACCCCGCCGGGGCGAACGCGCTGGACCGGGTGGTCTCGTCGGTCGTCCCGACGGTGCGGGCGCTCGGCCACGCCCGGTCCCGGGCCCGCCGGGGCCGCGGTGGCTCCCCGCCGGTGCGCCCGTTGGTGGTGGCCATGCCGCACACCCCGGACGCGCCGGACCTGCCCGGCGCCGACGCCGAGGCCGCCCTGCTACGGGACCGGCTGCCGGGGGCAATGCTCCTGGTCGGCGCGGACGCCGTCCGGTCGGCCGTGCTCGCGGCCCTGCCGACGGCCACCTGGGCGCACTTCGCCTGCCACGGCCACCACGATCCGCAGGACCCGTCGGAGAGCCGGCTCCTGCTCGCCGACCACGCCGACGCGCCGCTGCGGGTGCCCGACGTGGCCCGGTTACGGCTGACCGACGCGGCGTTCGCGTACCTGTCGGCGTGCGACACCGCACGGACCGCCCCGGGCCTGTCCGACGAGGCGATCCATCCGGCGTCGGCCTTCCAACAGGCCGGTTTTCCGCAGGTAGTCGGCACTCTGTGGCAGACCGACGACCAGGTGTCGATCGACCAGTGTCGATCGATCTACGACCTGCTGCTGGCCGGGGAGCCCGACCCGGCGCGGGCGGCGTACGCGGTGCACCGGACGACCCGTCGACTGCGGGACAGGTACCCCAACCTGCCGTCGACGTGGGCGGGGCTGCTGCACGTGGGCGGGTGA
- a CDS encoding DUF6338 family protein produces the protein MQAPSTVMQVALLILLVLPGATYQFLRERWRGPVAGERVLGERLLRAVVASIVLDAAYLLAAGPHLVRLARGAGPGDWTGLLERPRLVGAVTALLFLVVPAAMAASVSWWESRRRRASYRPVPTAWDHAFHDRESCFVRVRLTDGNWAGGWYGASSYASSFPHPAELFLESAWTVDRDGRFGTRVDGTGGLLLRADDFDVLEFLVPPVAGADPRKADNGGTDPGSGAVARGAGPARQRAQPGILAEEPAEGA, from the coding sequence GTGCAGGCGCCATCGACGGTCATGCAGGTCGCGCTCCTGATCCTGCTGGTGCTGCCCGGAGCCACGTACCAGTTCCTGCGGGAGCGCTGGCGCGGGCCGGTCGCCGGGGAACGGGTGCTCGGGGAGCGCCTCCTCCGGGCGGTCGTGGCCTCGATCGTGCTGGACGCCGCGTACCTGCTCGCCGCCGGTCCGCACCTGGTGCGGCTGGCCCGGGGCGCCGGGCCGGGCGACTGGACCGGTCTCCTGGAACGGCCCCGCCTGGTCGGCGCGGTGACCGCCCTGCTCTTCCTGGTCGTCCCCGCCGCAATGGCGGCGTCGGTCTCCTGGTGGGAGTCCCGTCGGCGCAGGGCCAGCTACCGGCCCGTGCCGACCGCCTGGGACCACGCCTTCCACGATCGTGAGTCGTGCTTCGTCCGGGTCCGGCTGACCGACGGCAACTGGGCCGGGGGCTGGTACGGGGCCAGCTCGTACGCCTCCTCGTTCCCGCACCCGGCCGAGCTCTTCCTGGAGTCGGCGTGGACGGTGGACCGGGACGGCCGGTTCGGGACCCGGGTGGACGGGACGGGCGGGCTCCTGTTGCGCGCGGATGACTTCGACGTTCTCGAATTCCTCGTCCCGCCGGTGGCGGGAGCGGACCCCAGGAAGGCGGACAACGGTGGAACAGACCCCGGATCCGGAGCTGTCGCCCGAGGAGCAGGCCCTGCTCGCCAACGCGCGCAGCCGGGGATACTCGCCGAAGAACCCGCGGAAGGAGCCTGA
- a CDS encoding CBS domain-containing protein: MTTVGEFMTTRLVTMDANDTLTAAAQQMRDSAIGDVVVTDGDGVVGIVTDRDITVRGVAERRDPDTTTLRQVTSTELITVSQHDDAVSAADLMRTYAVRRLPVMDDGRLVGLVSIGDLAVEREPQSVLADISADEPNN; this comes from the coding sequence ATGACGACGGTCGGAGAGTTCATGACGACCCGGCTGGTGACCATGGACGCCAACGACACCCTCACCGCCGCCGCCCAGCAGATGCGGGACAGCGCCATCGGGGACGTGGTGGTGACCGACGGTGACGGCGTGGTCGGCATCGTCACGGACCGGGACATCACCGTGCGGGGCGTGGCCGAGCGGCGCGACCCGGACACCACCACCCTGCGGCAGGTCACCAGCACCGAGCTGATCACGGTCAGCCAGCACGACGACGCGGTGTCCGCCGCCGACCTGATGCGGACGTACGCCGTACGCCGGCTGCCGGTGATGGACGACGGCCGGCTGGTCGGCCTGGTCTCCATCGGCGATCTCGCGGTGGAACGCGAGCCACAGTCGGTGCTGGCGGACATCAGCGCGGACGAGCCGAACAACTGA
- a CDS encoding SCP2 sterol-binding domain-containing protein: protein MVDATTRYFEELNRRGFEPTLAKTSGTLRIDLNEGARTTHWLLAIDRGRLRVSQEDREADTVVAVDPGLFEKIVTGRENGLAALLRGDMTITGNARLLVQVERVFPGPPDARGPRRPAGRRAC, encoded by the coding sequence ATGGTGGACGCGACCACACGGTACTTCGAGGAGCTGAACCGGCGGGGCTTCGAGCCGACGCTGGCGAAGACGTCCGGAACGCTGCGGATCGACCTGAACGAGGGCGCGCGGACCACGCACTGGCTGCTGGCCATCGACCGGGGGCGGCTGCGGGTGAGCCAGGAGGACCGGGAGGCGGACACCGTCGTCGCCGTCGACCCGGGGCTCTTCGAGAAGATCGTCACCGGTCGGGAGAACGGGCTCGCGGCGCTGCTGCGCGGCGACATGACGATCACCGGGAACGCGCGGCTGCTCGTCCAGGTGGAACGGGTCTTTCCCGGCCCGCCGGACGCCCGTGGCCCGCGCCGGCCCGCCGGCAGGAGGGCGTGCTGA
- a CDS encoding glycogen debranching N-terminal domain-containing protein: protein MAESNTVRILDGNTFVVCESTGDIEATPSEPSGLFSIDMRFLSTWVLTLNGERLHPLSYDDLQYYEARFFLVPATATHYTDAKLSVIRERAVGGSFREELIILNHDEQPVDLEVRIDAAADFADLFQVKDEIVNKKGEFYTDVQPDALRLGYRRGNLVRETVVTSSRPARFDAQGLAYTVRLEPNEQWRTELDVRTVALGPGGRDLRMGLRAHGVERQALQHDLQDWLAAAPTVNCEWETLDRTYRRSLVDLAALRFSPISLPGATLPAAGLPWFMTMFGRDSILTCLQTLPFTPELSRTTLRILAALQGTRFDDFREEDPGRILHEMRYGETAAFEEQPHSPYYGSVDATPLFVVLLDEYERWSGDAALVKELERESRAALRWIDEYADLVGNGYIWYERRNTDTGLENQCWKDSWDSISYRDGRLPGFPRATCEVQGYAYDAKVRAARLAREFWGDPAYADQLEREAAELKERFNREWWVADGEYYAIALDPDGRQVDTLSSNIGHLLWSGIVDESRAAKVAAHLVGPRLWSGWGVRTLAEGEARYNPIGYHNGTIWPFDNSFIAWGLRRYGFAEEAAQIADGIIAASAYFDGRLPEAFGGYRRELTKFPVEYPTACTPQAWSTGAPLLLIRTMLGIEPHEGHLAVEPRLPVGMGRIEVLDIPGRWGRVDAFARGRLELHTPAD, encoded by the coding sequence ATGGCCGAGAGCAACACGGTCCGGATCCTCGACGGGAACACCTTCGTGGTCTGCGAGAGCACCGGCGACATCGAGGCGACGCCGTCCGAGCCGAGCGGCCTGTTCTCCATCGACATGCGGTTCCTGTCGACCTGGGTGCTGACCCTCAACGGCGAGCGGCTCCACCCGCTGTCCTACGACGACCTCCAGTACTACGAGGCCCGGTTCTTCCTGGTGCCGGCGACGGCCACCCACTACACCGACGCGAAACTGTCGGTCATCCGCGAGCGGGCCGTCGGGGGCAGCTTCCGCGAGGAGCTGATCATCCTCAACCACGACGAGCAGCCGGTGGACCTGGAGGTCCGTATCGACGCGGCGGCCGACTTCGCCGACCTGTTCCAGGTCAAGGACGAGATCGTGAACAAGAAGGGCGAGTTCTACACCGACGTGCAACCGGACGCGCTCCGGCTCGGCTACCGGCGGGGCAACCTCGTCCGGGAGACCGTCGTCACGTCGTCCCGGCCGGCCCGGTTCGACGCCCAGGGACTGGCGTACACGGTGCGGCTGGAACCCAACGAGCAGTGGCGCACCGAGCTGGACGTCCGGACGGTCGCCCTCGGCCCCGGCGGCCGGGACCTGCGGATGGGGCTGCGGGCCCACGGCGTCGAACGCCAGGCGCTCCAGCACGACCTCCAGGACTGGCTGGCCGCCGCGCCGACGGTCAACTGCGAGTGGGAGACCCTCGACCGGACCTACCGGCGCAGCCTGGTGGACCTGGCCGCGCTGCGGTTCTCGCCGATCTCGCTGCCCGGCGCCACCCTGCCCGCCGCCGGTCTGCCCTGGTTCATGACCATGTTCGGCCGGGACAGCATCCTGACCTGTCTGCAGACGCTGCCGTTCACCCCGGAGCTGTCCCGGACCACGCTGCGGATCCTCGCCGCCCTCCAGGGCACCCGGTTCGACGACTTCCGCGAGGAGGACCCCGGGCGGATCCTGCACGAGATGCGGTACGGGGAGACGGCCGCCTTCGAGGAGCAGCCGCACTCGCCGTACTACGGCTCGGTGGACGCGACCCCGCTGTTCGTGGTGCTGCTCGACGAGTACGAGCGGTGGAGCGGGGACGCCGCGCTGGTCAAGGAGCTGGAACGGGAGAGCCGGGCCGCGCTGCGCTGGATCGACGAGTACGCCGACCTGGTCGGTAACGGCTACATCTGGTACGAACGCCGCAACACCGACACCGGTCTGGAGAACCAGTGCTGGAAGGACTCCTGGGACTCCATTTCGTACCGGGACGGTCGACTGCCCGGGTTTCCCCGGGCCACCTGCGAGGTGCAGGGTTACGCGTACGACGCGAAGGTGCGCGCCGCCCGGCTGGCCCGGGAGTTCTGGGGCGACCCGGCGTACGCCGACCAGCTCGAACGGGAGGCCGCCGAGCTGAAGGAACGGTTCAACCGTGAGTGGTGGGTGGCCGACGGCGAGTACTACGCGATCGCCCTGGACCCGGACGGCCGGCAGGTCGACACGCTCAGCTCCAACATCGGGCACCTGCTGTGGAGCGGGATCGTCGACGAGTCGCGGGCGGCCAAGGTCGCCGCGCACCTGGTCGGCCCCCGGCTCTGGTCCGGCTGGGGGGTGCGCACCCTCGCCGAGGGGGAGGCTCGCTACAACCCGATCGGCTACCACAACGGGACGATCTGGCCGTTCGACAACTCGTTCATCGCCTGGGGTCTGCGCCGGTACGGCTTCGCCGAGGAGGCCGCCCAGATCGCCGACGGCATCATCGCCGCGTCCGCGTACTTCGACGGGCGGCTGCCCGAGGCGTTCGGCGGCTACCGGCGGGAGCTCACCAAGTTCCCGGTGGAGTACCCGACCGCGTGCACGCCGCAGGCCTGGTCGACGGGCGCGCCGCTGCTGCTGATCCGTACGATGCTGGGCATCGAGCCGCACGAGGGGCACCTGGCGGTCGAGCCCCGGCTGCCGGTCGGCATGGGCCGGATCGAGGTGCTGGACATCCCGGGCCGGTGGGGCCGGGTGGACGCCTTCGCCCGGGGCCGCCTCGAACTCCACACCCCCGCCGACTGA
- a CDS encoding TetR/AcrR family transcriptional regulator, with protein sequence MPRKTAGSRAARSTPSSLIAKARELFASGCFDLRLDDFAKLAGVGTGTLYRHFPTREALAEAVYREELTAFGDCLRELQATLPADEALESFLRGLVDHLHANEGLARTLAGLMAARSGTLAEGAQALGQAVADLLAAAAEAGTVRDDVGAGAVMIALQGICATYGQPAHRADADGIITLVLAGLRHPSDLSN encoded by the coding sequence GTGCCGAGGAAGACCGCGGGCAGCAGGGCCGCACGCAGCACGCCGTCGTCGCTGATCGCCAAGGCCCGCGAACTCTTCGCCAGCGGCTGCTTCGACCTGCGTCTCGACGACTTCGCCAAGCTGGCCGGCGTGGGCACCGGCACGCTCTACCGCCATTTCCCCACCCGGGAAGCCCTCGCCGAGGCGGTCTACCGTGAGGAGCTCACCGCCTTCGGCGACTGCCTCCGCGAGTTGCAGGCCACCCTCCCCGCCGACGAGGCGCTGGAATCCTTCCTGCGTGGCCTCGTGGACCACCTGCACGCCAACGAGGGCCTCGCGCGCACCCTCGCGGGGCTCATGGCCGCCCGCTCGGGCACGCTGGCCGAGGGCGCCCAGGCCCTGGGCCAGGCCGTCGCCGACCTCCTGGCCGCCGCCGCCGAGGCCGGAACCGTCCGCGACGACGTCGGCGCCGGAGCCGTCATGATCGCTCTCCAGGGCATCTGCGCGACCTACGGCCAACCGGCCCACCGGGCCGACGCGGACGGCATCATCACTCTCGTCCTCGCCGGCCTGCGCCACCCGTCCGACCTGTCGAATTGA